The genomic stretch TTTGTTTCTCCTGATGGTTTTGATGATAATTCATATATCTTAAGCTTCTCATTTAAAGAAACTAATTGAGATTTTAACTCCTTATTATATTCCTGAAGACTATTTGATGattctaataatgaatCTCTTTCTTGAGTTAACGTATCGTATGCTACTCTTATACTCCAATATGTTTTAATTTCCTCGTTCCTCAATTTTAACTCACTCTCTAAATGAgtgattattttcatcttctcATCTAAATCCTTCTTTTGAGCTTCTATCTTCATCATACTTACATTCTCACGTTCTTCTAAATCCTGTTGTATATCAATACTTTGTTTCATTTCACTTCTCTCCTTACTTCCCTCAACCTCTTTTTGTGAATTATCATTTAGTGaatgataatttatattactCCCTTCTTTATTTACATCAATTCCAAATACTTCTTTTCTGGACTCTCCAACCTTTCCATTAAGTGAAACTTCTCCTCGTATTAATGCTGACTTACTTTCCTTACTTAAACATTCTTTCAATACCTTAATCTCACACTCCAAGCGTTTACTACTCTCAGTCATTTTCTGAATCTCCTCAGATTTTGAACTTAATTCATCCTCATAATACTTAATCTCCCTTTGACAAACTTGTAACTTACTCTCCAACATATCAACCTTGTTTTCTAATTCTGTTTTGGATGTCTCAATAACAGTTTTTGAAACTAAAACATCCTGGTATCGTCTttgaaattcaaatattgcACTCAAAACACTTGTTGGTGATATAACAttcctcttcttttcaTCGGATACTCGCGTTGTTGTAGTTTTATTATCAGAGTCCAAATGATTATCAGTACAAGAATCACTATCATAAATTGAATTACGATGAACAGAATCAGTTTGTGATTCCATTCCCAATTCATCTGACTCATCCTTTATCTGACCACCAGTACTCTCCCTATTAAGAACTTTCAGATTATGAGTATATCTATATGCCATAGTCTCCCATTGTTTAATCTGTTGACTTAAAGTCGAATTCTCTTGCTCTAATTCTACCATCCTCTTTAACCAACCCTCAGCTTGTTCTAATCTTTGTGACTGTTGTTTTACCAATCTTTCCTGATTACTCCACTTTTCTTGAAGCTCCTGATAACTCTTTTCTGAATTTTCTAATACCAATAATCTATTCTTATACTGTTCTATTAAAGATCTATAATTCTTACTTACTAATTGCTCATTCTCTGCCATCTTGAGCAATTTTTCCAACTCTGTTATTCGGTACTTATTATGCATAcattcttcatttaaacTTTGAATCTTTAACTCCTTTTCCCCAATTTCTCTTGAAAAATCTTCCTTTAACTCCTTCTCCTTCACTTCCAGCATCTCCTCCAATTGTATACATCTATTTTCCAACTTAGTCTTCTCGATCTTATTACTATCTAATAATGACTtatattcttcttcttttttcatAAATCCTTTCTCAATCTCAATTTTCTCATGTACCTTTTGATTTACCTCTTTAACCTTCTCTTCCATACTTCTAATTAATTCCtcattctttttcaatactTCTCTACTACCTTCCTCTAAACTTCTTCCTCTCAACTCTAATCGAGTCTTTTCTTCTTgtaattcttcatttctCTTCTCTAATTgataaattcttctttcattttctgATTTATATTCCTCATATTCTTGAATGATTTCCTGTAACTTATTTTTAACTGACAAGTACTCTGACATCTCCAAATATCTCGAATTCAATTCCTCTAATTCCTTCTTGTActcttcattaattttcttcacCTCTACTAATTGTCTACTTAAACCCTCAACTGtattattcatttcatATTCAATACTTTCATCCACACTTTCATCTTTAAGTATCCCATCTAGCCATTGGCATATTTCTAGAGCATATCGCTTTGCTCTTCTATTATGGCCTATTTCTGCCATTTTCAATTactatatattttaatatttatatttattatttatttcgCCTTCCTATAATAATCCTTCATTCATGTAACTTATTCAAAACCACAAAAAGTTGATTAATCCTATTATCTCTAACACTTTCCAAAAGTACTTATCCCACTCCTCTTTGTATAACCTTCcacttttaattattcaaaagccagtaataatagtattttGTAAAACCAATTTTTTCACAAATAGTTTAATTCcttcaaataatacaacTACAAACTCCACACTCTCTCTTCTTCTTATATTCctattattttcaacttCCTCCTCTCTAGAATATAATTCactcaagaaaaaaaaaggattaACTACTATAGATTTacatcattaatattagcttgaatattatttttaataaaaaaaaagttcccgccaaaacttgtccatttaatttatatgaGTAATAACCGGtatagaagaaaaaaaaacacgTAATACGcatgaaattaaaaagtgATACCAATAATTGTGcatatatttgaaattattttattttggaattcatttttaattttcaaaaatttgattatattttcattttcactTAATAAACGTGTGTTTTTCTCAGATAAAAATTCCATCGTATTTTTTCCCTTGAGTTTTACTTCCCAATTagaattatcattatcatattcttgattttgaGTGTAATAATTACAAGAGTTTTGAGCTAATTCATAACTTTCTCGTATTTTATAGATTTCCCTTAACTCATTGATCCTTCTTTCATAGTCAtgcattattatttcttgcTTATCACAGTTCCTTTTTAATGTGTAATATTCTAAATATTCCTCATAACTTAATCCGAACTTCTGCATAGTATTCCTAAATTCAGTATAATGATTAATTTCTAGATTTCTTCCTTTATTACTAATCTGATGTTCTTTTCCGAACATTAGCTGCAAAGCTAAGTAGTTGAgagtttttttaatatcatataattttatatgCAAACTCCTTTCTTCATTCCAAATACTTTTCATAGTATTAGAGATTTCCTTTTCCTTCTTTTCTACTAATTTCCCATTCGcttctttcaaattttctaactctccaaataatttctcCAAATTCTCCCTTATAGAAACTTCCTCGAATGAGCACCCAATCTCATGATCTTCAAGTGccaaatatatattctcTACTATCCtctttaattgattatATTCATTAGAAAAATTGCTTCTATATTTATCTACCTCATCCActctttcttcttcctcttcaaCACAATTATCTGAATCTAGTCCAAAGTCcaatgaatttaaagataCACTCACTGTTCTTGGACTTGTGCCTGAATATTCTATTGTATGAGAACTTTGGGCTATTAATTCCTTCATTTTTACttataatcaaaatatatgtattttaaattagtCAAGTGACTAGCTTTTGCATGCaacatatatttatattaagcACTTATTTATAACTCCAACACTCAAATAGAGCTTTTGCTGtctttctttatatttaaacatCCAAAAATTCTTCTATCCctcatttttaatattttttagaTGCATCTCCGCCCATAcctaatttaatttatttgtttgacACGTGTGGCGCCAAAATACCCGGTACTTTgctattttaataattgttaaaATCTACTTGaagagaaaaaatgaaaaatagtTAGTTACAATTATTTCACAAAGTTAGCAAAGTTTTTTGtatatcaaatataaatagcTTTTATAATCctataataatcaaaacCTTAATTGATATCAATAAAACACGGGGAATTCAATAGTATTGATTCCTCTACCTCCTCCAAACAAATAAACTCATAATACTATTTGAAAACTCCTTTTTATCCCCTAAACAGTAATTAATGTTATCAATCTATCTAACCCCTCCAAAATACACATTTTCTACGACTTAAAACGGatcaatattcttttcatGTATCATTTGACtccaaaaaaataattaataattgtaatCCACAAGTACCGTCTCTTAATAGACATATCAACTACGCGTCAAAAAGGTaccaaaataaaaatataagaaaATTAACCACTTCTTTGATATGAAATTTAACTTCCAAAGATTAAGAAATAAGTATATAAGTAAGTACTGAACACTATCAGATTTCAGTAATACTTTCTAATTTAGACTTGCTTATCTCTTTAGTAAGTCTTGGAAGCAAATTCTTGCATTATTTAAGTTTTAAAGGTGGAGCATAAACCCATAATAAACACTCTAACGCCCGTACAAGGGCATGAGCTCTCGCATTTGCAGCACTGCTCTGTCTCGGGAGGTAGTATGTCAGTACTACCTCCTCAATTGGGATCAGCTCTACAATTAGGAGCAGTTATGCAAGCAAATGCAAATAATGCAAGTCCTGGATTAGTGACTCATAGGACTCCCAGCCATTCTGTGCCAGGAGGACAATCCCCAACTGTCTCTCAAACGCATAATATTAGTCAACAATCCAGTTCTAGCATATTAGTACCACAAGCTCATTTTGAAAGTAATTCATCTTCCAATTTATTGGTGGATATATTATGTGAAGTCGCAGATTTTAGTGTTGATTTGGCTTTAAGACTATCTCAAAGAACTGGCACCCAATGGAGGCCAAAAATACTCAACCATAATAAACATTTGAAAAGACCAATAACTAGACAACCATTAGAGGATCCAAATAAACCAAAAAGACCTCATAATGCTTATACACTTTGGTGTGAACATATACGCCAAAAAGTTCGTGAAAAAGACCCAACTAGATCATTACATATTAAAGACCTTGCAGAAATGTGGAAAAATCTTCCTGAGCTCGAAAGATCACCATGGGAAAGAAAAGCACAAGATGTTAAACAAAAGTATCTTGTAGATATGGCAGCTTATCGTACAACTTCTGGGTCTCCTGGACACCCTCAAGCTTCTTCAGGAACACCTCCGCCTAACTCAATGCAGCAACTTTCTGGAATCCCAAATCAAAGAGAGTTTTATTCGTAATTTTCCAAAGTTGATActtatatttcttttaatatatttaggAGATAACCATATTAATCCCATTTCGATTTCAAGACTaacatttatttatattcatgCTGTTTTACCCCATATAtagatatatataatatatagttttttatcaaataattatatatttgataacTATCATTGTATTTAGTACACTATTTTCTTTGTAAATTttgtatattattttattgtcttttatttataattgtTAGTTTAACACATATCATACATTATCTTTGTGATTGCATATCTTGACAATATCATGCTTGTTCCTATTGGATTTGAACTTGTATGCTTGCTTAAAACTCCTTCATCTAATATAAATAAGTTTTCAGCCCCAATCAACTTAAGACAATCTGTCTCTACAACTTGCCCTATAGCAGTTGTACCAACAAATTCATTTCCAGGTTTTACATTCTTCTTTATATATTCTCTGATTTGTTCAGGATAAGTTGGAAGTTTTGGAAGAATTAACGGTAAGGACTTCCATAAACTTGGCTCGTTATTCTTACTTCTATCTTCCCTCTCATTAATGATTGTTTCACCTTTTCTAAGaccaaaaaaattataccTTGAAtcaattctattattaattgaagcTGAAGCATCATATTTCATCAAAGTTATATCATCTTTTTCCTCATCTCTTCGtgatttatcaaatttatgCATAATACTATAATATGAAGACTGCATTCCTTCATTTTGAAATCTAAATTTATCATGTATTtccttcaaataattaaatctaCCGTTATTACTTTTTGTTTGATCGTTAGATAAGTCACCtcttttatcaaatatcTCCAAACCTTTTCGCACATTAGCTACcttttcttcctcttcttcttcttctttctgATCAATTTCTTGTCTCTCAGCTTCtagattattaaaattcatatttgaatcattttccttttctttaatatgcccataattttgattttggcTTGCATAATAAAGTGATATATTGCTCAAATTACATCTCTCATGATTCATTTCTGTTCCAATTGCTCTTGAAGTACTTGTATAATTATGATTAGAATTACCAAAGTCTGcaaaatttaaaagtaATTTCCTTTCCACATGGTCACCAAACAAGTTCACTCTTTTATGAGTACTATTATTTGGTACTAATAAAGTAGATATATTTATAGATCTAAATAATCTAACGAGTCTTCTAAAGCCTGCctccaatattaataaatcattaatatcttcCAATAGTCCCAACCTTATTTTTGGTCTCTTGTTATTTTCATCCCATAATACCTCCCCTTCACTATATGGATTTGGAACTCGAATAGTTACACCACGAATTAGTGCTGAACATTCTTTACCGATGTTTTGTTCCGAAAAAACTtcactaatattattagtaaaaCCTTCGAATTCTGAAATACTCACAGACTCACAACCTTGTATAATATCATCCCTTTCTTCTTGTTTCTTGCATTTAGCTCCAAACTTACGCTTTGAAAAGAGTGCTTCCGAGCTAGGAATACGAACATTATCAGTACTTAATCCTCTAAAGAAACCAAATATACTTAGACTAGGATGATCTCTTAATCCTTTTCCAacatattcattttcaataattggATTTTTTATACCAGGACTTGAAATCTGAATATCTTCTTTACTTCCAACTCCACTTCTTTGAAGTATCATTGGAGTATTTAATGCACCAGctgataatattatttttccttttccAGATTTGATACagtatttttcaatttttgaataaacttcttctttcattcttgaataattataCCCTCCAGTTAACCTTTTTCCTTGAATACATTCCGCAAACTTGTCATTTTCTCTTTGATCTTTATCtaaacttgaaaatatgaCTTTATCCACATGAAAATTAAGTatcttaaataattttttatgaTTAACTAATCTTGGATCAATTTTTAAAAGTCTAGTTGCACTTCTTCTTTCAAAACTTCTTCTAAATCCATAAGTTAAGAATGTATATGGAACATAATGAGAAGATGTGAAGTACTCTGGAGCACCGCTATTGAAAGATTCTAGGTTATTATCTTGATTGGTTGCCATATAATCTTGgtaatattcattttctacAATATCTGTTTTCCATTCCAAATTGTTATCTCGAATTCCAAATGAACTTACATATCCACTTTCTGtcatttcattttcaaataatgaatctTCTGGTGCTAAGTCTTCTTCATTTGTATCTCCAACGTGGAATGTTCCTGTTTCATTAAATGCTCTCTCTAAAGCTATTACCCATGATGTTCTTACATTTGGTTGTACAATATCTCCAACACTTTTCacaaattcaaaagattcTTGTAATCTTTGTGgatcaaaatttaaacCTAATgatttataatattctcCACTATATACATCTTCGGGAATAAATGGAGTATTGCCATAACTTGTCTTTCCTCCTTCAATACTTGAATCAAATATCATATATCCATCTTCAgatgtatatatattaatatcgTTTTTATCAATGATGGGATTATAACttgaattcaattttttattattttcattattattttttttattatctttagTCTGTTTTTCATCATtcaattcattttctttatattctCTTCCTTTATCCACAATCAAAATACTAATTTCGTCCCCTCTTCTGGTATATTTTTCTAGTAAGCTTCTTGCTGTTATTAGTCCATTTGCACCTGCACCAACAATTAtataatcaaatttgatACCACTTGGTACTTGATCATTGTCATTGTAGGTTTCAATCCCATATgtatttcttgattttaaaattattgaaataattaccAACAAAATTGTcctttttaataaaaatataacaGAAAAGGCCATatctatttatttaaatatattaatatatatatttatatatattatatattactACAGATATCTTGTTTGCTACTTTATTTCCTCTCCTTTTTTTCCATTATATTTACTTAATTTCCTGacaaatttgtttttcCTCGTTCCCTCatactttaattaatttaatgcAATTGACACGTAATGATTGCATGCGCATGCAAATTTGCAAgttgatttttttcttttcatgTGGACAATTTTTTGCATGTGCGAGGATTACATtagtaaatttattataattaaaggCTAAATCTGACTTTTAagtgttttttttaaatttccctctaaatttaaatattggaataatttaagaaaaatattagttattattattattggtatAAATAactaattattaattataataagttgattatataaaaaagattGTCATAATGTCaattttactattattagtaCCAAATAGTTTTGTGCCCCACTGTGGAACTCACAACCCGCCATAGATTTGGCGGTAAGCACCGTCTCAATAAAAAAGTCTTGAATTAAGTAACAAGGGCAAAATTGACAAAGTAAATTGCATCATTGGGTATTTGGACAACAAGACTAAAAGTGTATTTCAGAGGTCTTATGGAAAGTCAAGATGCCTCACTTTTACTCTTTAACTCTGGAGTCCCACGGGTCCATCTTGTCAGCAATCCAGGGGAGTTATAGTGCAGCAAAGGCCCATGAAATAGTTGTGAACAGAGGCAGAAGTCTTGAATTGTTGAGATTG from Cryptosporidium parvum Iowa II chromosome 8, whole genome shotgun sequence encodes the following:
- a CDS encoding hypothetical protein (similar to HMG 1419611; Pf hit 23619511; transcripts identified by EST), producing MSVLPPQLGSALQLGAVMQANANNASPGLVTHRTPSHSVPGGQSPTVSQTHNISQQSSSSILVPQAHFESNSSSNLLVDILCEVADFSVDLALRLSQRTGTQWRPKILNHNKHLKRPITRQPLEDPNKPKRPHNAYTLWCEHIRQKVREKDPTRSLHIKDLAEMWKNLPELERSPWERKAQDVKQKYLVDMAAYRTTSGSPGHPQASSGTPPPNSMQQLSGIPNQREFYS
- a CDS encoding FAD/NAD(P)-binding rossman fold oxidoreductase fused to a glucose-methanol-choline (GMC) oxidoreductase domain; translated protein: MAFSVIFLLKRTILLVIISIILKSRNTYGIETYNDNDQVPSGIKFDYIIVGAGANGLITARSLLEKYTRRGDEISILIVDKGREYKENELNDEKQTKDNKKNNNENNKKLNSSYNPIIDKNDINIYTSEDGYMIFDSSIEGGKTSYGNTPFIPEDVYSGEYYKSLGLNFDPQRLQESFEFVKSVGDIVQPNVRTSWVIALERAFNETGTFHVGDTNEEDLAPEDSLFENEMTESGYVSSFGIRDNNLEWKTDIVENEYYQDYMATNQDNNLESFNSGAPEYFTSSHYVPYTFLTYGFRRSFERRSATRLLKIDPRLVNHKKLFKILNFHVDKVIFSSLDKDQRENDKFAECIQGKRLTGGYNYSRMKEEVYSKIEKYCIKSGKGKIILSAGALNTPMILQRSGVGSKEDIQISSPGIKNPIIENEYVGKGLRDHPSLSIFGFFRGLSTDNVRIPSSEALFSKRKFGAKCKKQEERDDIIQGCESVSISEFEGFTNNISEVFSEQNIGKECSALIRGVTIRVPNPYSEGEVLWDENNKRPKIRLGLLEDINDLLILEAGFRRLVRLFRSINISTLLVPNNSTHKRVNLFGDHVERKLLLNFADFGNSNHNYTSTSRAIGTEMNHERCNLSNISLYYASQNQNYGHIKEKENDSNMNFNNLEAERQEIDQKEEEEEEEKVANVRKGLEIFDKRGDLSNDQTKSNNGRFNYLKEIHDKFRFQNEGMQSSYYSIMHKFDKSRRDEEKDDITLMKYDASASINNRIDSRYNFFGLRKGETIINEREDRSKNNEPSLWKSLPLILPKLPTYPEQIREYIKKNVKPGNEFVGTTAIGQVVETDCLKLIGAENLFILDEGVLSKHTSSNPIGTSMILSRYAITKIMYDMC